Proteins encoded within one genomic window of Candidatus Oleimmundimicrobium sp.:
- a CDS encoding copper resistance protein B — protein sequence MVLFPPRHFVSERAPRAEITLYGKDDVDNGLGSGLSDAALGLRLRYEFSRQFAPYVGVEWTSKFGGTADFARAADEPDADTLWVVGLKFWL from the coding sequence ATGGTTCTATTCCCGCCCCGACACTTCGTTTCCGAGAGGGCGCCCCGTGCCGAAATTACGTTGTATGGCAAGGATGATGTGGACAACGGTTTGGGCAGCGGACTGTCTGATGCGGCCCTGGGACTTCGACTGCGCTATGAGTTTTCGCGCCAATTTGCGCCCTATGTCGGCGTTGAATGGACAAGCAAGTTTGGCGGTACGGCTGATTTTGCCCGTGCTGCCGATGAACCGGATGCTGACACGCTGTGGGTCGTCGGATTGAAATTCTGGCTCTAA
- a CDS encoding heavy metal response regulator transcription factor has protein sequence MRLLVVEDEVKTGDYLRQGLAEAGFLIVLARNGLDGHHLAMTEAFDLIILDVMLPDMEGWRIVQSLREAGHQTPVLFLTARDSVDDRVKGLELGADDYLVKPFAFSELLARVRTLLRRGTVPMLTDHLQVADLILDLPRRRASRAGTKIILSQKEFALLELFVRRQGEVLPRSLIASQVWDMNFDSDTNVIDVAIRRLRAKIDDNFEPKLIHTVRGMGYKLDVENDDA, from the coding sequence ATGCGTCTGCTTGTAGTAGAGGACGAAGTAAAAACCGGTGATTACCTGCGGCAGGGCCTGGCCGAGGCCGGCTTTCTGATCGTGCTCGCGCGCAATGGGTTGGATGGACATCATTTGGCCATGACGGAAGCTTTTGATCTGATCATTCTCGATGTGATGCTGCCCGATATGGAGGGCTGGCGCATCGTGCAATCCCTACGCGAGGCGGGACACCAGACCCCGGTATTGTTTCTCACGGCACGCGACAGCGTGGATGACCGTGTCAAAGGACTGGAACTGGGTGCTGATGATTATCTCGTCAAGCCTTTTGCATTTTCAGAGCTGCTGGCACGGGTGCGGACACTCCTGCGCAGGGGAACGGTACCTATGCTCACCGATCATTTGCAGGTGGCGGATCTGATACTGGATCTACCACGGCGCCGGGCCAGTCGTGCCGGCACAAAAATCATACTCAGCCAAAAAGAATTTGCCTTGCTGGAACTATTTGTGCGTCGCCAGGGGGAAGTATTGCCACGCTCCTTGATTGCTTCCCAGGTGTGGGACATGAATTTTGACAGTGACACGAACGTAATTGATGTCGCTATTCGTCGCTTACGCGCCAAAATCGACGACAACTTCGAGCCAAAACTCATCCACACCGTTAGGGGGATGGGTTACAAACTCGATGTGGAAAACGATGATGCGTAG
- a CDS encoding heavy metal sensor histidine kinase — translation MMRRKKSCPSPLTLRVLAFVTLATGLSLVLSSLLVLQSIRDHFAEQDVDELRTIVQSIEHTLSTALENGASIEESLARAVAGHHGVYFQVEDDDGTLLFRTPGIDFFDGAAALSPVRVIDEDHVSVWASGGKNFRGVVTTLTARSEIYRITAAIDLDFHLFFLHSFRNSLWLIMLGTGAITLLAAWFGIHQGLLPLRSLSEGMRKIQTNHLDERLDADTLPTELRELAVSFNQMIGRLEEGFERLSHFSADIAHELRTPLTNLITQSQVGLSKPRSADEYRELLYSGLEEQERMSKMVSDMLWLAKSDNDLIKPVFVPLDLTQEFKELFEFFDALTTEHQVQLVLEGNAPVVRGDRALLRRAFSNLLSNAIRYTPHGEIIRIHLSVDEGAHATVSIANPGEDVPAEHLPKLFDRFYRVDPSRQRQSEGTGLGLAITKAIVESHDGVISAQSGNGTTCFVVSLPSR, via the coding sequence ATGATGCGTAGAAAAAAATCGTGCCCCAGCCCACTCACGTTGCGGGTCCTGGCGTTTGTGACCCTGGCAACTGGTCTCAGTCTGGTGTTGAGTAGCCTGCTAGTGTTGCAGTCGATCCGAGATCACTTTGCGGAGCAGGATGTCGACGAGCTACGCACCATCGTTCAATCCATAGAGCACACTCTTAGTACTGCACTGGAAAACGGCGCCTCCATAGAGGAGTCCCTGGCAAGGGCCGTTGCCGGTCATCATGGGGTTTATTTTCAGGTGGAAGATGACGATGGTACCTTGTTGTTTCGCACTCCCGGAATTGACTTTTTTGACGGGGCTGCCGCGCTGTCACCGGTGCGCGTCATCGATGAAGACCATGTTTCCGTGTGGGCCAGCGGCGGCAAAAATTTTCGAGGCGTGGTCACCACTCTGACAGCAAGGTCGGAAATCTATCGAATCACTGCCGCTATCGATCTTGATTTTCATCTGTTTTTTCTGCACAGCTTTCGCAATAGCCTATGGCTGATCATGCTCGGAACCGGGGCCATCACACTGCTGGCTGCCTGGTTTGGCATCCACCAGGGGCTTTTGCCGTTGAGGAGTTTGAGTGAGGGTATGCGCAAGATTCAGACTAATCACCTTGATGAACGCCTCGACGCGGATACCTTGCCCACTGAACTCAGGGAATTGGCCGTGTCGTTTAATCAAATGATTGGACGCCTGGAAGAAGGGTTTGAGCGCCTATCACACTTTTCAGCCGACATCGCGCATGAACTGCGGACGCCGCTGACGAACCTGATTACCCAAAGTCAGGTTGGTCTCAGCAAACCGCGATCAGCGGATGAATACCGTGAATTGCTGTATTCCGGCCTGGAGGAGCAAGAACGGATGTCCAAAATGGTTAGTGACATGCTTTGGCTGGCGAAGAGCGATAACGATTTGATCAAACCTGTATTTGTCCCATTAGACCTGACTCAAGAGTTTAAAGAGCTGTTCGAGTTTTTTGATGCACTGACAACGGAACATCAGGTGCAACTGGTGTTGGAAGGTAACGCTCCCGTCGTGAGAGGTGACCGCGCGCTACTGCGCCGAGCGTTCTCGAACCTTCTATCCAACGCCATACGCTACACCCCACACGGAGAAATCATTAGAATCCACTTGTCAGTGGATGAAGGCGCACATGCCACCGTTTCAATTGCCAATCCCGGCGAGGATGTTCCAGCCGAGCATTTGCCGAAACTATTTGATCGATTTTACCGGGTAGACCCATCCCGCCAGCGACAAAGTGAAGGTACCGGCCTGGGGTTGGCCATCACCAAGGCTATAGTGGAGTCTCATGATGGGGTTATCAGTGCGCAATCCGGGAACGGAACCACTTGTTTCGTTGTTTCGCTTCCCTCTCGCTAG
- a CDS encoding GDCCVxC domain-containing (seleno)protein, with the protein MVQDVILESDITCPECGLKKRETMPTDACQWFYECEQCHAVLKPKTGDCCVYCSYGTTACPPIQLSSQTKGCCQ; encoded by the coding sequence ATGGTGCAGGATGTTATTCTGGAATCCGACATTACCTGCCCGGAATGCGGGCTCAAGAAACGGGAAACCATGCCGACAGATGCCTGCCAGTGGTTCTATGAGTGTGAGCAGTGTCACGCTGTGCTGAAGCCCAAAACGGGCGATTGTTGTGTGTATTGCTCTTACGGAACAACAGCCTGCCCACCCATACAGCTCTCGTCACAAACCAAGGGCTGCTGCCAGTGA
- the merP gene encoding mercury resistance system periplasmic binding protein MerP: MKQLLMFVLLMSSIVTTAWADSRTVKLSVPSMNCAMCPITVRKALEKVEGVTQANVDYETKSAVVVYDDQKTSVSLLTKATEDAGYPSTEIKQD; this comes from the coding sequence ATGAAACAACTTTTAATGTTCGTCTTGCTTATGAGCAGTATTGTCACTACGGCGTGGGCCGACTCGCGCACCGTGAAATTGTCGGTACCGAGCATGAATTGCGCGATGTGTCCCATCACCGTGCGCAAAGCCCTGGAAAAGGTGGAGGGTGTAACGCAGGCCAACGTAGATTACGAAACAAAGTCCGCCGTTGTTGTGTATGACGATCAAAAAACGAGTGTGAGCCTGCTCACCAAGGCCACCGAAGATGCCGGGTACCCGTCTACCGAGATCAAACAGGATTAG
- a CDS encoding cytochrome c yields MASGKLLSCVKCLLAIAVIVIAGGAVFLYSGWYPMGADVPHNRFTYWILETLRERSIARAAGDVEIPMNLDSSDRLLSGGADYNDMCAGCHLKPGKTQSDFTLGLYPAPPNLTRDEHRGGINNALDQRRFWIIKHGIKASGMPAWGPGHDDERIWNMVAFLKRLPELTPEQYQILTARGDDQAEHH; encoded by the coding sequence ATGGCTTCTGGCAAATTACTGTCCTGCGTCAAGTGCTTGTTGGCAATAGCAGTTATCGTGATCGCAGGCGGGGCTGTATTTCTCTACTCAGGGTGGTATCCAATGGGTGCTGACGTACCTCATAACCGCTTCACCTATTGGATATTGGAAACCTTGCGTGAGCGCTCTATCGCGCGCGCGGCAGGCGACGTAGAGATACCCATGAATCTGGATTCCTCGGATCGTCTGCTCTCAGGCGGTGCTGACTACAACGACATGTGCGCGGGATGCCATTTGAAACCCGGTAAGACACAGAGCGACTTTACGCTGGGGCTTTACCCTGCACCGCCCAACCTGACCCGTGACGAACATCGTGGCGGTATCAACAATGCGCTGGACCAGCGACGCTTTTGGATCATCAAGCACGGTATCAAAGCATCCGGCATGCCTGCCTGGGGCCCTGGTCATGACGATGAACGTATCTGGAACATGGTGGCCTTCCTGAAGCGCCTGCCGGAGCTGACACCGGAGCAATATCAAATCCTGACGGCGCGTGGCGATGATCAGGCCGAACATCATTAA